In the genome of Cryptomeria japonica chromosome 8, Sugi_1.0, whole genome shotgun sequence, one region contains:
- the LOC131046368 gene encoding galactan beta-1,4-galactosyltransferase GALS1, producing the protein MGLEKEKEKDGVVVWGFGFNGMETKILMVTILAMGIMLIASQNISFWEFSNGFCKNLADKFLLKESNLHNTINSIAGRSESEEEEKEERTDKRVFRPYGNGAYLFIQMGAYRGGETTFAVIGLASKPLHVFGKPGFECEWIPRNSNLGPVKGKIHKILPDWGYGRVYTVVVLICTFAEPVGADNGGGQLILYADNGSDFEHPERIVALTEKENVFNASVFTGPPQYDYLYCGSSLYGNLSPQRMREWMAYHAKFFGEKSHFVFHDAGGVNPEVRKVLDPWIEAGRVTLQDIRDQEQFDGYYHNQFLIVNDCLHRYKFMAKWTFFFDVDEFLYVPGGSSIDSVVQRFSDFTQFTIEQYPMSNRLCLELENSENYSSEWGFEKLVFRDVKKGIRRDRKYAVQARNVDATGVHMSQNFHGRNEHKTNGKILYYHFHGTISRRDEPCKEFVKPSMKGEVRLVQNTPYVYDGTLKEIAASIKQFEVEQIGSRLESTVQ; encoded by the exons ATGGGTttggagaaagagaaagaaaaggatggagTAGTGGTTTGGGGATTTGGATTTAATGGTATGGAGACCAAAATTCTCATGGTGACAATTCTGGCCATGGGAATAATGCTCATTGCCAGCCAGAACATTTCATTTTGGGAATTCAGCAATGGGTTCTGCAAGAACTTAGCAGACAAATTTCTGCTCAAAGAATCGAACTTGCATAACACCATTAACAGCATTGCTGGCAGATCTGAATccgaagaggaggaaaaagaagagAGAACTGACAAGAGGGTGTTTCGACCTTATGGCAATGGAGCATACTTGTTTATCCAGATGGGTGCTTACAGAGGTGGAGAAACTACTTTTGCTGTAATTGGGCTGGCATCTAAGCCTCTGcatgtttttgggaagcctggattTGAATGTGAATGGATTCCCAGGAATTCGAACCTGGGACCTGTGAAAGGGAAAATTCATAAGATCCTGCCTGATTGGGGCTATGGCAGAGTTTATACTGTGGTGGTCCTCATCTGCACTTTTGCAGAGCCCGTAGGTGCTGATAATGGCGGTGGGCAGCTCATTCTTTATGCCGACAATGGCAGCGATTTTGAGCACCCAGAGCGAATTGTGGCTCTGAcagaaaaagaaaatgtttttaatGCCTCTGTTTTCACAGGGCCTCCACAGTATGATTATCTCTACTGTGGGTCTTCTTTGTATGGAAATCTGAGCCCGCAGAGAATGAGGGAATGGATGGCTTATCATGCTAAATTCTTCGGGGAAAAATCGCATTTTGTTTTTCATGATGCAGGAGGAGTAAACCCAGAAGTACGAAAAGTTCTGGATCCATGGATTGAGGCAGGGCGTGTGACATTGCAGGACATCAGAGATCAGGAACAGTTTGATGGGTATTATCATAACCAGTTCTTGATTGTAAATGATTGTTTGCACAGGTACAAATTCATGGCTAAATGGACATTTTTCTTCGATGTGGATGAATTTCTGTATGTTCCGGGTGGCTCGAGTATTGATTCTGTTGTTCAAAGATTCTCCGATTTCACTCAGTTCACCATTGAGCAGTACCCCATGTCCAACAGATTGTGCTTGGAGCTTGAAAACTCTGAGAATTATTCCAG TGAATGGGGATTTGAGAAACTGGTTTTCAGAGATGTGAAGAAGGGCATTAGAAGAGATCGAAAGTATGCAGTTCAGGCAAGAAATGTGGATGCTACAGGCGTTCACATGTCTCAAAACTTCCATGGAAGAAACGAGCACAAGACAAATGGGAAGATCCTGTATTACCATTTTCATGGTACAATTTCCCGCAGAGATGAGCCCTGCAAGGAATTTGTGAAGCCCTCCATGAAAGGCGAGGTGAGATTGGTCCAAAACACTCCATATGTATATGATGGTACGTTGAAAGAAATTGCAGCATCCATTAAACAGTTTGAGGTAGAGCAAATAGGATCTAGGCTTGAATCTACTGTACAATGA